The following is a genomic window from Tripterygium wilfordii isolate XIE 37 chromosome 19, ASM1340144v1, whole genome shotgun sequence.
agatagggTTGGTATAGGCAAAATTGAACATATAAATGCATATAATTATACTGAGTGAGAGGAGAGGTGattataaaccaaaaaaaaaagacatgattGGGGTATGCAGTATTGAAGATAGAAATTGGTATAATTGTACTGAATGCGGTTGAGTACCCCAGTCAAACTTCACATAATACACACACAGACTAACACGTCTGACACCATGTGCATACCATTACTTTGTGGACGTAGGGTGTAGCTAGcgtgaagagagaaaaaaggttGTGGCATTTGCAGGCGAATGAATGGTTGGGGTAAGGAGGGAGAAAGAAAGACGTGGTATTGGCACATGGAAAGATAAAGTGTGGGGCCCTATCCAAGTTGAAGTGATTTGATTAGAAGAATAATAGGGAGGGGAGTttacaaaagagagaaaaaaaggttGTGGCATTTGAAGGAGAATGAATGGTTGGGGTAAGGAGAGATAAAGAGAGAAGTGGTATTGGCACGTGGAAAACATCCAAGGATTACGGGGTCAATTCCAAGAATTACAAAAACATGAGGTGCAAAGAAAAAGGTTGAGGTTGTTTGGCAGACTCCGATCTCGAGGTTTTAATTGTAAAGATTCTATTTTGTGTCCTTTTTACTATTACCAAATGGGTTGCAGACTCCGATCTCGAGGTTTTAATTGTAAAGAttctattttgtttcctttttacTATTATCAAATGGGTTTTCCTAATCCTTTGATGTTTTTAAAACGTGAGAGAGACAAATGACAAGTGATTTGACTGGAAGAATAATAGGGAGGGGAGTCTATAAAGTAAAAAAGGGAGTGTCAATAGCAACACCCATCGTTTTATTCTGACACACTACTTTGTGCGTTATTTTCACAAAGACTTTACCCAAACATTCGTCTAAAAGGACACAAGTTGTTAGACACAATTTCCAAGATAGATACCTTCTATAAATAGCCCTCTTCCACCTCTGGGAAAGGGAAAGCTAATTACAAGCCTAAACACTAAGCCTACCTCTGACCATTCTCACGACCGAACACTCAGCCCAAACACCATCTCCTGCCGGTTTCCATCCACTATCTAGTTTTTCATTTCTATCATTGACTTGACTGTCGAAGTCTCTAAAATTGGCACCCTTCAGTCTAGTATTAGAGCTTCTCATAGTTTTGTTTCTTGAAGTGTTGCAAGAATCAAGGTTGCAAATAACCCCCACTTCTTTAGTACTTTATTGTTCAACGATTGTGGATTTTAACTCCTACACTCATAGCGCTGCCATGCAACAATACACCCTACAATTGAGCTTAGGAAAATTCAACTTAAGTGCACTAAAACGACTTAGGTATGAAATCTTTGTAATCGACTTTACACTTATTTATTTAGTTCAAATTACATGGTTTAATAGCTTAATGATTGAATTCAAAACTTTGGTATTTTCTCAGTCGTTTAACAATTCCGAAACTCTGAAAAGTATCTTTTTAATtgcttttatttaatttatcaatgAAACCATTCAACAACCAATTGAAAATCATcttctaattattttatttaatttctaaaTCGAATCATTCAACAACTAATTGTGCGAACTTTAATTGCATGCCTTATAGACTTTGacttttattgtttgtttatgGGAAAATTAGATAGAATGACAAAATACAACATTTGTATTATAACAATGACAAACCGACAAAAAGTTtagagaaaaagacaaatgataTTAAGTGACTAAAATACCATTTTCTTTGTAAAAGACTAAACgcacttctcttcttccttatctttcttctctcttcttcattCCCTGCCTCTTCTTCCTTCACcgcttctctcttcttccttgatcagcacttcttctctcttcttctttcgcTTGTGATATAGATCGACGTTTATTCTTCTTCCTTATGATCGAGTTCgggcttcttctttttccttcacTTGCCACAGAGATAGATCttttgatctagagagagaaatagagaacgaaagtgaaagtgaaagtgaaaatgaaaacgaaaatgaaaatgaaaatgcatTGATCTATCTTCAATAtcagatattatatatgttttgtatatgtcaatattatatatattttggatATGCTAAAATTATATCTAAAAAGGTACATTACCTTtcttatacatatatttttttgtattttctttttctggttaTGAAGGATCGGTTTTGGAtctgtttatactttatatgTCATCTATTTTGGATCTATCAAAAAATTTTCTGTTTCCTCACAATATTATCTATTTCATCATACTTTCATCTatcataaattttcaaattaaatatgtCCCAAACACAttacaaaattaaatcaaatcaatCTCATATGCCTATAAATTTACAAATAACATATATCATAAACAATCTAGAATTTTGGGGAAAAAACATGTTATCTGTCATAATAGAAAATTATATGTTCATGAATACAATCATAAAATCtgacaaaaaaatcataaaaataataTGGCAGCATCACATGTCTTCCTATCGTTGATTTCTAACTACCCACATCTACCACACATAATTTCCCTTTTCCACTGTAAAAATAAGATGTATGCAAGaaacatataatatattaaaaatggataacaaataacatatcaccaggtcgaaacagataacatattagCAGATCTCACGACATAGTAGACTGTTGTCGTCCAACCACCGATAAAGGTTGTTTTCCCACCAAAACAAAGCACCGGTGCACCACCAATCTCATCCATCATTCGCCATTGTCAATTGCTGATTCCACTAGAATTTGACCTTGAGAGTTCTTATTAAAACAAAACTTTTACTTGAGAGACTTATCTCTGATTTTCCTTTAGTTTAATTGGTCTCTTAATTACAATTCCTTGGGAGCATTGTACAGATTTAACTAATAGGTTGAATGTGTGACCAACATTCCCTATTCCGTTCATCAGACTTTTGATTGCCTTCGAAGAAACATGTTCCGAAGTGTACTAGTTGGTAAAAGCTGCCCAATCTTTCAAATTTTGGTAGCAATATTTACGAAGCTGAAGACTTAAATCAATTGTAAACGACACCCGAGCCACTAATTAGAGTGATAAAGATGACATATATCACCCTAGTGACCGGGATTCGAATCCCCCCAcccccgtttaaaaaaaaaaatcaattgtaaATGGAAAATACTTTAGCAGATCATTGAAAGAACTGCATTACAACCCCTCCTGAATGTTAACTGGGCACAAGACAATAAAGGAGACCACCCCACAATGTTCCCAACTTCCAAGAAAGCGAAAATGATGAAACGGGTTCAAGGGACAAAATAATAGAATGACAAAGGTATACATCAACCAGCATAAGGGATAGAATAGTGGATTCATAAACACCATCTAACAAATAATGTTACATCAATAAACTATATAATTTCACACCAGGGTGTACTGGAGCCATCTCAACATCTAAATGTTAAAATTAAGACATCAAGGAAAATCAGTAATTTGGCTCTTTCCATTCAAGCCAAAGAGTGAAGGTGGTTTACAATAATGCTAAGCAACGTGCCTAAATAATTCCATATTTCCGTTCAATATTCTAACTCACCAAACCTCTCGTCTAGATGAACGAGCCTAAATAGCACCAACTGCAACTGCTACTGCTTTGCTGAAGTGAGCTGCCTCAAGTTGTACTTAGACAACTCCTTGTACTTGTCAACAACCCCAATCAAACAAACAGTCTGGCAAtataacaacaaaagaaaatatcacATTTTTTGTGTAAAAAAGGTGCGTAATGTTACCTTATGCTTTGATTTCCTACAATGTATCCAACAAAATATGGCATTGAAAGTTTAACATTTTCTGTGTAGTGATATACTATTATCCAAGTGTTTGATAGATGATGGATAACCAAATACTTTAACGAAGAGTTCAGACCATGCATCTACACTTCAAGACAAACAAATGAAATATGGAACCAAAACACAAAGGAAACGGCAATTAATAAAAGCATCTTAGTTCATGTATTAGTATAAGATTTAACATATGTTGTGTGCAACTATTATAACCATAATCATTAAAGAGGAAGGCCTAGTGGCCTACCAAAATTAGGTTCCTTGTCACTCTTATATGCTACAAAAAATACGAAGACATGTAGCCCAACAATTTGGTAGCCCAAGGGAgtccaacaggtttattccactgatttaatcaacaaaatagctttattccactcttttatcccagatttcattgtccaaaatttattgttttaatatagatttcattgctttttaaagcacaatctagaattcattattttagttttgaagTCATTgtctttgaaattccattgaaaaaaacaatggaattaagatccactcgataaaactcattgacaatggatcttattagaaagagttttatacgctgattccgaatatgtaattttttaaaaaatctaacatgtatttttgagagttaaaaagttttaaaattaCGTTTAAAAGCCTTGAGCTCCCATGGGCTGTTACTATATGCGCTACCTAACACTACTGGAAAGAATACTCTTCTGAAGAACAGGAAAGCGACACAGCCTCAGAAATGACCCAAAAAAGAGTGGCATTGTAATTGCAACCACAAGTATTCAAATTCTTCCTACTACTTTACAGCAGAAAAGAGGAAACTTTCTCACCTTGACAATCTGTACTATAATTGTCACGTCAGGATTGCTGAGATCAACTTTATGAGGTCCAGGAACAGACTTTGCCACTGAATTGATAATTTTCATCCTGTCAATACCACTGTTCGCCCGGGCTTCATACAGTACTGCAAACTGCACCGAAGTCAAAAGTTGCAAAAGCATCCATTAAGGTGCAATATTGAACATCATAATTAATTACTACAAGTCGTGAAGTATGCCAGTTGTAAGGATCATAACCATTTTGCATGTGAAAAAGTGAGAGGACTGATGAAAAGCATATACCAAAGTGCAACTACAGCAGGCAAGGAGGACACATCAATGGCACATGCAACAATATGTACCGCATGTGCAATATTTACGAACCAAATTCCAAATCATAGCCTTTTTCTTTGTAGGTGTGTCAGGAATTCTCATTTGTCAAAGTTGAAACTCGTTTACGCTTTTCAGCCATACTTCAATAACCATTTCACTTGCActctaaaaatattttttgatctAATTTCCTGGGGCGGATTATCTTACAATTGAAGAAGCCCAGTGTTATTCTTAATTTAATATTCAGGACGTCCATGGACATTTGTCACTTCAAAGGTCATAAAAGATAATCTTATAAACCCTCCTTTTGTATTTAAGGCATGGAGCCTCTCTAAGAGAGAGCCACCTCGGGATTATAACAACATAGCAAACCCTCAGATATTAGCAATCATCCGCAAATCAATAATTAGTTAAGCCCAAATGCATCAAATGTTCAAAATCCAAAACCTTCCAATTTACAGCTGGTCCTAGCTTCCCTCTCCTCTAGTCACCGCGGTTAGGAGTAGCACACTTCTAAGTTCGTTTTCAATTATACAGCTAAGTATAGATTCTATGTCAAACAGGCACATCATATTGGACCTTCACCAGTGAGTAGTCATACTATCGACATACATGTTACATTTATCAAAGAAATGTTGTGGAAAGATGAAATTGATATGCTACCTTATGTGGGTTTTCGGTTTCCACTGGAAAATAATGACCCACAAGAGTTTCCATTGCTTTCGAGATCTCCCCCTCTGATGAATAGCAAGCCACTTCAACCGGTAACACTCTTAAGATGAACCTGTATATATATTGAGTCAAAAAGATGAAACTACGTCAAAAGCAGTACGAAACcatagatataaaaaaaattaaaaatgaggTATATTTGTGTTCGCatgtacaaaaataataaaaataaataagaagttATTGACAAACCTTGACATGTGTTTCCTAGACGAAGCTGCAGATGTCATCATATGCTGCACAATATCTTTTGGACTAGGATCTCCATTATTCCTCTGCATTTGAacaaagaccacaccattacaACCTGAATCAAGGTTGACAAAGCGCCTCTGCACAAGGTAACAACATATCATTGGTTAAAAAATAGAATGCAACGATAATAACTGTAAAAATTGTGAAGATGACATAACTATTTACTAATGTCAACCACTAGCATAGGtcacaaaaaattgattttggtGCGTCACAACATGCGCAGGTGTTTGCGCGTGAGAGTGCAAGGGAACACATGCTTCTGTTGTTGGTCCTCTTTCCTTCAAGATCCTGTAAACATGACATCAAGGACCACACTGCCCCCACCCAAAAAAAGTAAACATCATCCAGGATCACAGAGTACTTTCTAATTGAGCATACACAAATATCTGGTCATAAAACCATTCAGTTAGAAAAACCAAAGGGGCTAATTTAGATGCTTATACGTGTCCATACTTATGGAATAGCCAGACAGGAGACAGCAGAACATCAGAGATAGACAATACATCAGATGCACACGGAACTGAAGCATTGGATGGTGTAATTTTCTAAATAATTCATTTTCACGTAGGAGAGATAAACACAAGAGCACATCATAGGGAGAACTTCCAGAGATGTACGGTTACTAGAGAAACGTCTTTGAACTGtcaaaccaaaacaaacaaagaaacacTGAAAAACAGTGCATTGAAACACATAAAGACTAGTCCCTGTTCACAATATCCAGATTGATGTCCatctaatataatttttatatttagaTGGGCCATCCAAGATtaatacataaaataaacaaggCACAAGCCAGAAAATAAGGGTGTGCATTAGCACATAACTTAAATCACTAACTTCTGATTCTTTTGAAATGTCAAAAACAAACTGTTCCATTCAAGTTGGTACATAGGCATACATCCTTGAATAAAGTAATAAGTTTAGAGGGGAAGTACGCGTAAAATGGGAAGTAAAACCAAACTTGTATTGATTTAACACAGCACCATATATGAAAGAACAATTGATAACTGAACCACTACCTTACTCTTATCTCCAAGTTCTTTGAGTTCCTCTTCAATAAGCTTGTCAATAGATTTAAACTCCACTTTGTCATGAACAGAACCACACTTTGAGATACCTGCTTCGAGGCATTGTTTCTTTATTGGTGGCCCATCAGCTGCACTCTGTTCATTTTTAGGTTTCAGAGTGCTTTCTTTATTCTTAACCTCTTCTTCAGTTTGATTTCCATGACATGCGTCATTTAAACCATGAATATCTGCCTTCCCATCAGCCAGATTTTCAAGACTAGCATCATTGTTTTCACAAGCATCAGATTTACTTTTTGTCTTCCCCCCTTCCCCCTCTTTCTCCCCCTCCTCCACCTCACTACCATCACTATCGTCATCAGAGTATGAGaacttgattttcttatttaaaGGTTTATTGGATGACTCTTCAAGCTTGACATTGCTACCCTTCCCATCAACTAGCTCTTCATAAAACTGCAGCATGCAATAAAAGAAACTGCACATCATGATTCCATCTATGAATAAATTAAGCATAATAACTCACCATCTGAAGCGTCCTCTTGTACCAATTTATTATATGTCTTTAAAGatttccaaaaagaaaaaagaggtgaTAGGCCAGACTGTGCGTTGCCAATTATATACTATAGACAGGCTAGCACACCAACAATGAAATAGAATGAACTGGATCAAGCATGAAATAAAAGGGCTAAATTTTTAGCCATCCACAATCCACAGTATGTGCCTCCTCCCACATTAGCACTAGCTCAACATTGGCAATTGACAGAGAAACTAGAAAAACAACCAACTAGATCCGAGAAACTTAAGAGATAGTCAAAACACTTGATATGATGCGGAATTTAGAATTGAATTTCACCATAAGAGAATAACAGAATAGGAAAAAATGGAAAAGGCTAGTTCCCATTATAAATTGATTGCCGGTGTTCTAAAGATACATATACA
Proteins encoded in this region:
- the LOC119985242 gene encoding THUMP domain-containing protein 1 homolog — protein: MAGENKSSKDKKRKQYLPYNKPVKKKGAYPLHPGVQGFFITCDGGRERQASREAINIIDSFYEELVDGKGSNVKLEESSNKPLNKKIKFSYSDDDSDGSEVEEGEKEGEGGKTKSKSDACENNDASLENLADGKADIHGLNDACHGNQTEEEVKNKESTLKPKNEQSAADGPPIKKQCLEAGISKCGSVHDKVEFKSIDKLIEEELKELGDKSKRRFVNLDSGCNGVVFVQMQRNNGDPSPKDIVQHMMTSAASSRKHMSRFILRVLPVEVACYSSEGEISKAMETLVGHYFPVETENPHKFAVLYEARANSGIDRMKIINSVAKSVPGPHKVDLSNPDVTIIVQIVKTVCLIGVVDKYKELSKYNLRQLTSAKQ